Proteins encoded together in one Oceanobacillus iheyensis HTE831 window:
- a CDS encoding amidohydrolase yields the protein MTVKELREQLITWRRDFHQYPEKGFLEMRTASIVADTLHHLGFSLQLGKEVMSEAECMGKPNDEETKAHIEWALDNGAQEAYMDHFSEGYTGVVASIDTNRPGPTIALRFDMDALPIHESEEANHIPNKEGYRSKVPNTMHACGHDSHTAMGLGLATLIAENKEKLQGKIKLIFQPAEEGTRGAKSMTSAGVVDDVDYFIATHIGTGVPHHHFVAANNGFLATSKLDIQFDGIASHAGGKPEEGKNALLAAASAILNIHAIPRHSKGSSRVNVGEIHGGSGRNIIASHANLLVETRGETSEINDYIKDHVFSIVEGAANMHQINYGIDVVGEALDCKCSVELAEIVQKCADSHAVIEKSILESNESAGSEDATYFMEKVQQNGGLATYCVFGTELAAGHHNEKFDIDESSLLVGVEVLYQAVKELVVTEIKR from the coding sequence ATGACAGTGAAAGAGTTACGTGAGCAATTAATTACGTGGAGAAGGGATTTTCACCAATATCCAGAAAAAGGTTTTTTAGAAATGAGAACAGCATCTATTGTGGCTGATACGCTTCATCATCTTGGTTTTTCGCTGCAATTAGGTAAAGAGGTAATGTCAGAAGCCGAGTGCATGGGAAAGCCGAATGACGAAGAAACGAAAGCACACATCGAGTGGGCACTTGATAATGGTGCACAGGAAGCTTATATGGATCATTTTTCTGAAGGATATACTGGCGTGGTTGCTTCCATCGATACGAACAGACCAGGGCCAACAATAGCACTTCGGTTTGATATGGATGCTTTGCCGATCCATGAATCAGAAGAAGCCAATCATATTCCCAATAAAGAAGGGTATCGTTCAAAGGTTCCCAATACAATGCACGCTTGTGGACATGATTCACATACTGCGATGGGATTAGGGCTTGCCACACTGATCGCTGAAAACAAAGAAAAGCTACAAGGTAAGATAAAGTTGATTTTCCAACCAGCAGAAGAAGGGACTAGAGGGGCGAAGTCAATGACAAGTGCAGGAGTGGTTGATGATGTAGATTATTTCATTGCCACTCACATCGGAACAGGTGTCCCGCATCATCATTTTGTTGCGGCGAATAATGGTTTTTTAGCTACTTCCAAGCTGGATATACAGTTTGATGGTATCGCATCTCACGCTGGCGGTAAGCCCGAAGAAGGAAAGAATGCACTTTTAGCAGCAGCATCAGCCATATTGAATATACACGCTATTCCGCGCCATTCCAAGGGCTCTTCGAGAGTAAACGTTGGAGAAATTCACGGTGGATCTGGAAGAAATATTATCGCTAGTCATGCGAATCTACTAGTTGAAACACGGGGTGAAACCTCAGAAATCAATGACTATATCAAAGATCACGTGTTTTCGATAGTAGAAGGAGCAGCAAACATGCATCAAATCAATTACGGTATAGATGTTGTTGGTGAAGCACTAGATTGCAAGTGTTCTGTAGAGTTGGCTGAAATCGTACAAAAATGTGCTGATTCCCACGCTGTTATCGAAAAATCGATACTTGAAAGTAATGAGAGTGCAGGTTCTGAAGACGCTACGTATTTTATGGAGAAGGTACAGCAAAATGGTGGACTAGCAACCTACTGCGTTTTTGGTACAGAACTTGCTGCTGGTCATCATAATGAAAAATTTGATATAGATGAATCCTCCTTGCTCGTAGGGGTAGAAGTATTATATCAAGCTGTAAAAGAACTTGTAGTAACTGAAATAAAAAGATAA